The window GCAGCCGATTCAGGCCATCGAGGAGGTCAACATGTTCAAGTCGGATGGCAACGTCATCCACTTTGCTGCCCCCAAGGGTACGTTTGCATTTCTTGTCgaatcgtcgtcgaagcctgCTGACGTACCCCTCCATCGCAGTCCACGCCGCCGTTCCCTCCAACACCTTTGCCATctacggcaacggcgaggacaaggagCTCACCGAGCTCGTCCCCGGCATCCTGAACCAGCTTGGCCCCGATTCGCTCGCCTCCCTccgcaagctcgccgagagCTACCAGAACATGCAGAAGGGCGAGaagggtgacgacgacgacgacgagattcCCGACctggtcgagggcgagaacTTCGAGAGCAAGGTGGAGTAAAATGCGAGCACGAAAGCGTTGGGAACTTTGTCAGCGGGAGTCGATCGGCCGGGGGTGCTGCCTACGGGCTGCAGCGTGCTCCCGTTGCAGTTTGCCTGCTACGTGCCGACGCTCTCGCGCGAAGGCGGACGcacccgccgccgttggGAGGAAGTCAGCGGTGCCAAGGAGCTGTCCTGGTTGATTGATTTGTACCAAATACGGATCACGTCGAGAGAAATACCAATCTCTACGAGATGTCTCCCGACTTCGGTTGCCGGTCAAGATGCGACGTCGATATTGAAGTCTGCATCCTCGCGGCAAGGCACCCAGCCAACTAGGGCCGCCACCCGAACGGCCGCTTTGACGGCCTCTCTCTCTGCCAGCAGTGTCCCGCCCTTGACGTCGCGGTATGTCGGCTGGCTTAGGGGATGCGCCATGGCGTCGTGACCGTCGAGCCGCCGAGCGAGATGTCGGGCCGCCCTCCACATCTGTCGCCTCGACATGTGACTAGCCCCTCGTTGGTCCGACATCTTCCTTCCTTGCAGTACACCATTGATGATGGACTCTTCGACACCGGACAAGGACCAGGCCGCGGCAATGTTGCTGGCCGAGATTCCTTCAGCCGCCCGAGCCAGGACCGCCCGCCGCGAGAAGTCGAATTCCACCGTCGTAGCCTCCACCGCAAACGGCCTAAAGACGTAGCCCCCCCGCCAGGTTTTGCCGCGCACGCTGCTCATGCGGCCGGTCTCGGAGAAGGCACGGGCGCATGCGACGGACGAGTACTGCGACTCGGGAAGCACAAGTGTATCGACGTAGGCGTTGGCCGGCTCGACGTAGAGTGCCGTGAGGGAGCAGAGGAGCGAGGTAGCCTGCTTCAGAGCGAGCTTGTCGGAGCAGGACTTGGAGAGGGTCGGCTGGGCGTCACCGCGAGCTGGTTTGCGGCGGACGATTCCAAGCTGGGAGAAGTCGGCGCGTCCGGGAAGAGGATCCGAGCCGTCGGGCAGCGGAATGATGCCGGAAGCTGGTCTCTGCCATGGTGAGGCGTCGGGTTGGACGGCCATGGTCAGTTCCATGCttgcgtcgccgcctcgagaGCCATGTCAGCGGTGAGGATGCCGACGGGAGACAATAAAATATATCATACAGGGAGCCTCCGAGCAGTACATGTGAATCTTGACATTGTCTCTGATTCGGAACGGCGGCGTGCGTGGTTTCTCGTCGCTGGTACCGCCATGAGGCGCCGTCTGAAGAAGACCAGAATGGGGCCTGTTCTCGATCAAGCTCGAGCAGTCGTCCAGCAGAAATCGATTCAGTGTCCTGATGGCCAGGATCTCCGCGTGCCAGTCGTGAAGTGCATTTCCATTCGATTCGGGAAGTTTACATGCTGGCAGACATTTCATGCCGGTCCTACAACGCAACTCAGAACATACGCTCTCCATCGGGTCATCGTGTCCTTGTGGGCGGGGCATACGCGAGGGCCAAGCAAGTGAACCTTCCATCCACTTCCGCGACGATGCCGCTCAGGGGAACCCAGTCGTGGAGGCCATTGTCGCGGACGGCTGGCTTTCGCTTTGACGGTAGTTTACCAAATTGGGTTATGACAACCTGCGCGATGAGGTCTGCTCTTGTGATCATAGCTTGAGCGAGCAAAATTCCATCAGAGAATGGCGCAGAAGGAAGAGGATATTTCGATGGATATACTCGCACATCCACGGGACGCAGATAATATCATGCATCATCCTTCACCAGCGCTCCCAACACACGCGTACGGCAGTAGTTATgatacaagtaagtacggagtaatacggcAAAGGGCGATAAGACGTGATTGGGCCAGGCTTGACAATGAAATAGGCTCTTTGGCCCACTTCAATCTCGAAAGTCAGTCACGTGCAGACGATTGGCACCACGAAAGTCCCTTCTGCCCTAGGCGCTT of the Drechmeria coniospora strain ARSEF 6962 chromosome 01, whole genome shotgun sequence genome contains:
- a CDS encoding putative transcription factor BTF3a — its product is MADIQERLKKLGQGARIGYVATETPGPSHPSTPLPPPLPGKGTPRRKVKRAPARSGADDKKLQQTLKKLNTQPIQAIEEVNMFKSDGNVIHFAAPKVHAAVPSNTFAIYGNGEDKELTELVPGILNQLGPDSLASLRKLAESYQNMQKGEKGDDDDDEIPDLVEGENFESKVE
- a CDS encoding putative tRNA-specific adenosine deaminase 1, encoding MITRADLIAQVVITQFGKLPSKRKPAVRDNGLHDWVPLSGIVAEVDGRFTCLALATGMKCLPACKLPESNGNALHDWHAEILAIRTLNRFLLDDCSSLIENRPHSGLLQTAPHGGTSDEKPRTPPFRIRDNVKIHMYCSEAPCGDASMELTMAVQPDASPWQRPASGIIPLPDGSDPLPGRADFSQLGIVRRKPARGDAQPTLSKSCSDKLALKQATSLLCSLTALYVEPANAYVDTLVLPESQYSSVACARAFSETGRMSSVRGKTWRGGYVFRPFAVEATTVEFDFSRRAVLARAAEGISASNIAAAWSLSGVEESIINGVLQGRKMSDQRGASHMSRRQMWRAARHLARRLDGHDAMAHPLSQPTYRDVKGGTLLAEREAVKAAVRVAALVGWVPCREDADFNIDVAS